In Hirundo rustica isolate bHirRus1 chromosome 4, bHirRus1.pri.v3, whole genome shotgun sequence, a genomic segment contains:
- the LRTM2 gene encoding leucine-rich repeat and transmembrane domain-containing protein 2 translates to MLPTSAGHRWRSRFLMRWQEACLLGCWLSLCAAESFFACPSSCKCNSGNLEVDCSGLGLSSIPSDIPTNTRTFLFLNNKLSILPGAVFSNLSALQRLDLSNNFLDQLPQNIFSDLGNLTELQLRNNSIRALDKDLLQHTALLRRLDLSINGLAQIPSGIFDDLPALRSLSLRSNRLQSLDRVTFEPLTSLQQLQVGDNPWECDCNLRDFKHWMEWFSYRGGKIDQLACTLPKELKGKDMRMVPMEMFNYCSQLDDENSSTVLDNTGPPCTKGSPAPSKSKSGPETEVEPSVGCPQKQRYRPVSVRRAIGTVIIAGVVCGIVCIMMVVAAAYGCIYASLMAKYHRELKKRQPLMGDAEGEHEEQKQISSVA, encoded by the exons ATGCTGCCTACCAGCGCTGGCCACCGGTGGAGGAGCAGGTTCCTCATGAGGTGGCAGGAGGCTTGTC TGCTTGGCTGCTGGCTCTCACTATGTGCTGCTGAGTCCTTCTTTGcttgtccttcctcctgcaAGTGTAACAGCGGCAACCTGGAAGTGGACTGCAGTGGCTTGGGCCTCTCTTCCATTCCCTCAGACATCCCCACAAACACCAGGACCTTCCTCTTTCTCAACAACAAACTCAGCATCCTGCCAGGAGCAGTGTTTTCCAACCTCTCTGCTCTACAGAGGCTGGATCTATCCAACAACTTCTTGGACCAGCTCCCTCAGAACATCTTCAGCGACCTGGGGAACctcacagagctccagctgAGGAACAACAGCATCCGGGCCTTGGACAAGGACCTGCTCCAACACACGGCCCTGCTGCGCCGGCTGGACCTCTCCATCAACGGCTTGGCCCAGATTCCTTCGGGCATCTTTGACGACCTGCCCGCCCTCCGCTCCCTCTCCCTCAGGTCCAATCGCCTGCAGAGCCTGGACAGGGTCACCTTCGAGCCTCTaaccagcctgcagcagctccaggtcgGGGATAACCCCTGGGAATGCGACTGCAACCTCCGAGACTTCAAGCACTGGATGGAGTGGTTCTCCTACCGAG GTGGGAAGATCGACCAGCTGGCCTGCACCCTGCCCAAGGAGCTGAAAGGGAAGGACATGCGAATGGTGCCCATGGAGATGTTCAACTACTGCTCCCAGCTGGATGACGAGAACAGCTCTACGGTGCTGGACAACACCGGCCCGCCTTGCACTAAAGGAAGCCCTGCCCCTTCCAAATCGAAATCGGGCCCAGAAACAGAAGTGGAGCCCAGTGTGGGGTGCCCTCAGAAACAGCGGTACCGGCCCGTGAGCGTGCGCCGGGCTATTGGCACTGTGATCATTGCAGGCGTGGTTTGTGGCATCGTTTGCATCATGATGGTGGTGGCAGCTGCCTACGGTTGCATCTATGCCTCCCTCATGGCCAAGTACCACCGGGAGCTGAAGAAGAGGCAGCCACTCATGGGTGACGCGGAAGGAGAACACGAAGAGCAAAAACAAATCTCTTCTGTGGCGTGA